The sequence below is a genomic window from Thermoproteota archaeon.
ATTAAAAATCTAACACTAGTAATGGAATACTGTATCGCCAATCTGTTTTTTCCAATCGGCACGAATTCCAGGTTTTCCCTTTAGCTTTTCGACATAATTAAAGGCAGAAAGCCCTGCTGCAGCACCATCTCCGCATGCAGCGACAATTTGCTTATAGGGAATGCTTGTTGCATCTCCAGCGGCAAAAATTGCAGGATGTGAAGTTTTTCCTCCAGATTCAATTTCTATCTCACCTTTAGTGTTAATTGTTACCAAATCCTTTACAAAATCCAAATTAATTTTAGAACCCATCTCAATAAACAGACCATCAACTTGCAGTGTTTTTTCTGAACCGGTAGCGTCAACTACAGTAATTTGTTGAAGAGTTCCATTACCAGAGATGGCTTTAATGCTAGAGCTTGGAATTAATTCAACGTTTTCTTTTTTCTCAAGGGATGCAATTAGATCTTTATCGCCACCAAGTTTTCCGCCTTTGTAAATCATGTATGCCTTTGATGCCATTCGTGAAAGCAGTATACCGGATTCTAAAAGATAAGCGCCAACACCTACTGATGCAGTAGTTCGTCCCTGATAAAATGGTGCATCACATTTTGTACAATAATGTACTCCCTTGTTTGCAAATTGAGATTCATTTTCTAATCCCAAATTATTTGGAACTTTACCAGCAGCAACAACTATAGCT
It includes:
- a CDS encoding FAD-binding protein; the encoded protein is MAQEYEIIIVGAGPAGLSAGIYIARQQVSVLVISKDLGGQLNLIPKLENYPGTIMSSGPLLAKTLESQFLSFKGEMTYDTVEKIEEADGKMRVKTSRSEYFAKAIVVAAGKVPNNLGLENESQFANKGVHYCTKCDAPFYQGRTTASVGVGAYLLESGILLSRMASKAYMIYKGGKLGGDKDLIASLEKKENVELIPSSSIKAISGNGTLQQITVVDATGSEKTLQVDGLFIEMGSKINLDFVKDLVTINTKGEIEIESGGKTSHPAIFAAGDATSIPYKQIVAACGDGAAAGLSAFNYVEKLKGKPGIRADWKKQIGDTVFHY